CTGGGAAAAATCGCTCACCTTTCGCGATCCCGCCGGAGCCGAGCGCATCATGGAGATCGTCGCCCATCGACTTCAGGATCTGGAGCTGCAAGGCGCCGCCGAGCGCATCGTGCTGCATCTCATCGGACTGGTTTCCGAAACCACCCGCCAGCAATTGCTGCCCTTTCTCAAACCCAAACAGATCGCGCCGATCGGCCAGGCCATCTGTCAGCTCAAGCAACGGTATGGCGATTCCCCGCTCTATCGTGTTGTGGAGATCGAACCATGGTCAAGAATCCCGGAACGGAGATACGCCCTCATCGAGTACGACCCCTGAATCCGCCCCGCGCGGTCACCGTGGAAACCGTCCATGGCCGGCCGGTCGCGCTCACCGACAAGCGGGGCGAACGTGTCGAAATTACGGCCATCGAGGAGGAATGGTCGATCGACGACGAATGGTGGCGCGACCGCCTGCAACGGCACTACTTCCGTGTCTGCCTACCGCATGGCGCCATCCGCACCATCTTCCTCGACGGCGAATCGCGCCGCTGGTTCGAGCAGTCGTACTAGCAACCGCCCCCATCCGTGGCTGCCATCCATTCCGTAGCCGCAGCCCTCCGTGGCTGCCCATCCATTCCGTAGCCGCAGCCCTCCGTGGCTGCCCCACCCATTCCGTAGCCGCAGCCCTCCGTGGCTGCCCATCCATTCCGTAACCGCAGGGCCTCTGCGCCCTGCGATCGACCGCAGGTCGATAACCAACCGCGCCCAAGCCAACCAACCGGTACTCGACCCAACCACAAGAGGAGCACCGAAACAACCCTATCCATCCCAATCATTCGCGGGGGATCCCACTCGATGGGGTCAACGTTCGCTCGCACCCCTCTCCGCCCCATCGTCTCCCCCTGCCTTCTCCAATCCTGGGAGAAGGCAGGGCGCCGGAGGGATGGATGAGGCCCACATCACCTCGGAGCCATGAAACCCGACTACGTCGAACTCCATTTGCATACTGCCTTCTCCTTTCTCGATGGAGCCTCCCTCCCTGAGGAGATGATCGCGCGCGCCAAAGAGCTGGGCTATCGCGCCCTGGCAGTCACCGATCACGACGGTGTCTACGGCGCCATGGAATTCGCCAAAGCCGCCGACGCTGCCGGAATCTTCCCCATCACCGGCGCGGAAATGACGCTCACCGACGAAACCCATCTCACCCTGCTGGCCGAGAACTACACCGGCTACGCCAATCTCTGCCAACTTATCACCGAAGCCCACCGCCTCCCCCCGGGCGCGCCCATCCAACGCCTCACATTCTCTGCTGACGAGGAAGAGGGCGGACTCGATCTCTCCTTGCGCGGTATCGGCAAACCCTATCCCCATTACCGCGCGGAGGAACGCCTCCCCCGTCTCGATCCGGAGCTGCTGGCAACCTATGGCGAAGGAATCATCCTGCTCACCGGCTGCCGCCTCGGCAAGCTCTCCCAACTGGTCGATGCCGGCGATCTCACCGCTGCCCGTGCGCTATTGCAGCAGTACGTCGATTGGCTCGGCCGCGACCAGGTGTTCGTCGAGCTGCAGCACAACAAGGTTCATGGCGATGTCCAGCGCATCCGCACGCTCATCCGGCTCGCGGACGAACTCGGTCTGCCCTACGTCGCCACCGGCAACGTCCACTACCACCTCCCCGACCGTCACCGTCTGCAAGACGTATTGGTTGCCATTCACCATCGCACCACCCTCGATAACTCCCATCAGCTCCGCCGCCCCAACGGCGAGTTCTATCTTCGTTCTGCCGAAGAGATGGCCCAACTCTTTCACCCGTGGCCCGAGGCGATCGCAACGACCATCCGCATCGCCGATCGTTGCCGCGCATTCGATCTTGCCAACGATCTCGCCTATGTCTTCCCGGACTACCACCCCGACGATGGCTCCGATCCGGACACCCATCTGCGCAAGGTCTGTTACGACGAGCTCTATCTGCGCTATCCGGGCGACAAAACCGAGGCGATCCGCCGGGTCGAGGAGGAGCTGCATGTCATCGCCAAGCACAAGCTGGCGGGTTTCTTCCTGCTCTATCGCGACCTGCTCATCCTGGCCGCCGAAATCGCCCTGGAAGTACGCGGCAGAAAAAGCCCACGCACCATCGCCAATCTCCCGCCCGGCCGCGGCCGCGGCTCATCCGTCAGTTCCATCGTCTGCTACCTGATCGGCCTCTCGCATGTCGATCCGATCGCGCACAATCTCTTCTTCGGCCGCTTCCTGAACGAGGAGCTCAACTCGATCCCGGATATCGATCTCGACTTTCCCCGCGAGATTCGCGAGCGCCTGATCGAGCGCGTTTATGAAACATTCGGGCACGAAAACGCCGCCCTCGTCTGCGCTTTCTCCACCTACAAGCTGCGCAGCGCCGTGCGCGATGTTGGCAAAGCGCTTGGGTTGCCGCTGCCGGAACTCGACAAGATCGCCAAGCTGAGCGAGCCCCGATCCGCCAAGGAGCTGGCTGGCGAGCTCGATCGCATTCCCGGCTACGCCAATCGCAAGCACGCCCCGCCCTGGTGCTACCTCATCGAGTTGTCCGAACAACTCAGCGGATTCCCTCGCCATGTCACCCAACATGTCGGCGGTATGGTCATCTCCTCTTCACCCATCAGCCGCCTGATGCCCGTGCAACCCGCGGCCATGGAAGGCCGATTCCTGGCCCAATGGGACAAGGACTCCTGCGAAGACGCCCGCGTGGTGAAAATCGACTTCCTCGCCCTCGGCATGCTTTCCCTCGTCGAGGAATGCCTGGAGCTCATTGCCAAGGAAGGAAAGCCGCCGGTCGATCTCAGCCGGATCGACTTCGAAGACCCCGCCATCTACGAAATGATCAACGAAGGCGACACCATCGGCGTCTTCCAGATCGAGAGTCGCGCCCAGATCCAGATGCTTCCAAGAACGCGTCCGAAGAAACTGGAGGATCTTGTCGTGCAAGTCGCCATCGTGCGTCCGGGTCCCATCATCGGCGGCGCCGTCAAACCCTATGTCGAGCACCGCCAACGGGAACGCACCAGCTTCCTTCCCATCGAGCCGCATTACGACCACGCCGATCTGATCCCCGTGCTCCAGGAAACCCACGGCGTCATCCTCTATCAGGAACAGGTGGTCCAGGTCGCCATGGCGCTCTCTGGCTTTTCCGCTGGACAGGCCGATTCCCTCCGCCGCGCCATGACCCGCAAACGTTCGGCCGAGGCTATGCTGAAGATGTGGGATGAGTTCCGCGATGGAGCCAAAGCGCGCGGTGTCCCGGTCGAGATTGCGCGCACCGTCTTCCGCAAACTCCAGGGCTTCGCCAGCTACGGGTTCCCGAAGGCGCACGCGGTCGCCTTCGCGGTGCTTGCCTATCAATCATGCTGGTTGAAGTACTACTACCCGGCCGAGTTCCTCTGCGCGCTCATCAACAATCAACCGATGGGCTTTTATCCCAACCACGTGTTGATCAACGACGCCAAACGCCATGGCCAGCGGGTGCTCGGTCCCGATATCGAGCTCAGCTCCCTCCGCTGCACCGTCGAAAACGGCAAGATTCGCATTGGCATTGGCTATGTGCAGGGTATGGGCGAGGAAACCGCCCGCAACGTCGTGTTGGAACGCATCGCCAATGGTCCCTATCGATCGCTGGCCGATTTCATCCGCCGCGTGCCGCTGGCAACCGAAGCGATCGAGAACCTCATCATGGTCGGCGCGTTCGACCGCTTCGGCATTGGCCGCCGGGAAGCCCTCTGGATGGTCGGGCTCTTCATTCCCTCCCGCAACGTCGGCATGGCGAAGAAAGCCGATCCTGGACGCCAGCTTTCCCTTCCCCTCCCCGTCGAGCAAGACCGGGTCGAGCTGCGCCCCATGGGTCCCTGGGAGCAGATGGCCGCCGATTACGCCATCATCGGAATGTCTCCCCGCTACCATCCGCTCGGGTTATTGCGCGCCCGTCTCCCAAACCATCTGGTTACATCGAAACAGTTGGAATCGCTGCCGCATGGCATTACCGTTGAATTGGCTGGCCTGGTCGTTTGCCGCCAACGACCTGGCACCGCCAAAGGCATCACGTTTCTCCTGCTGGAAGACGAGGTCGGACTCATCAATGCCATCGTCCATCTCGATCTCTATCTGCAGGAACGCACCCTCGTGCGCAGTGAGCCCTTTCTCATCATCAAAGGCAAGCTCCAGAAAACCCAGGGCGTCATCAACATCATCGCTCAGGAAATCCACGCCCTCGAAGGCGCCCGCACCAGCTTCCACGCCCCCAAACCCGACTCCATGGAGGATATCTTCGATACCCCTGCCACCCCACCCCGAAAACTCGAACCCGCCTCCCACGACTACCGATAGCCCCCTGTCATTCTGACCGCAGGGAAGAATCTCTCCGCCGTCCATCCGCCAAATCCCCGTCCCACCCCTGTCATTCTGACCGCAGGGAAGAATCTCTCCGTCGCATCCCCAAATCCCCGTCCCACCCCTGTCATTCTGACCGCAGGAAAAAGAATCTCTCCGCCATCCCCAATTCACAACCCCGAAACGCCGGCCCATCCCCTGTCATTCTGACCGCAGGGAAGAATCTCTCCGTCGCATCCCCAATACCCCACCCCCCTGTCATTCTGACCGCAGGGAAGAATCTCTCCATCGCAACCCCGAAACGCCACTTGACAAACAAGAACATATGTTCTAGTATCATGAATAAGCGGCACGTTTGGCAACGAGCGCGGGCCTGGGCAGCAACGGATCGTGCCCGGGCTGGTTACCCGTCATCCACACTCGGTGCTGGATCCCGGCTCGGCCGAGCGTCATGGTCGATCCCACCGCTGTTCCATCGTTCCGATCGAGTCGAGAGCCAGCGCTATGCGGCGCCAACTGGGGTCTTCTCATTCCCCCAAGGCACCCCGGCCAACTCCACCGCAAACCTTGTTCGCGGCTCAGAGCCAGCGCCCTACTCCGCCTCCAGCACGACCGGAAGCACCATCGGCCGCAAACCGGTCTGCTTCTGCAGATAGGCCGAAATATTGTTCCGGATGTTCCGGGAGAGCCCGGCCACATCTTGCGAACTGTTGCCCGCAAACTCGCGCAAGATCAGTAACGACCGCTCGCGAACCTGCTCGATCAACTCCGGCGAGTTCTGCGCGTAGACAAATCCGCGGCTGATCACTTCTGGGCCGGCAATGAGCTCGCCCGAGTCGCCATCGACCGTCGCCAAGATCGTCACCATCCCGTCGCCTGAGAGCGTCTGCCGGTCGCGCAACACCACCTCATCGATCTCGCCCACAATGGAACCATCGACGAATACCGGTTCACAGGGAATCGTGTCGACGATCTTCACCCCATCGGCTGTGATCTCGATCACATCGCCCACCTGCGAGATCGTGATTGCGGCCGGATCGTATCCCTCGGCCGCCGCCATCTCCTCGAAGATGACGAGCATCCGTTCCTCTCCATGGAATGGCAACAGGAACTTCGCCTTAGTCGTCCGCATGAGCTCGCGAATCTCCGACCGGCTGCCATGCCCGGAAACGTGCACGGTCTCCCTCGCGCTGTACGCCACATCGGCCCCGAGCCGGAAGAGCTCGTTGATCATGGTGTACACGGCCACTTCGTTGCCCGGAATCGGGTGCGCGGACACCACTACAGTGTCACCCGGTTCGATCTTGACATCCCGATGCTCGCCCAGCGCCATGCGGTTCAACGCCGAGCCAATCTCCCCCTGGCTGCCCGTCACAATGAAGCAAAGCTTGTCATCCTGGTAGTGGATCGCATCGCGCGCGTCGAACATCTGCTCATCGTCGATTCGCAGCAGATCGAGCTCCCGCGCCACCCGAGAAACGGTCTGCATCCCACGTCCAACGAAGGCCACCTTGCGTCCCCGCGCAATTGCCGCGTCCACCGCTTCCTGCATACGGGCAACGTGCGAAGAGAACGTGGCGACAAAGATCCGCCCATTCGCGCCATCGAAAATCCGCTGAAATGCCTCTCCCACGGTACGCTCGGACGGTACCCAGGGGTCGAACTCGATGTGCGTGGTGTCCGAAATGAACAGCAACACGCCACGTTCCGCGAACGACCGCACTTTGTCGAGATTGGTCACCTTCCCGTCTGGCGGCGTTGGGTCCAGCTTGTAGTCGCCGCTATGCACGATCATCCCGGCTGGGGTGGTGATCCCAAACCCAACGCAATCGGGGATGCTATGCGTGACCCGAAAGGGTTCGAGCCGGAAGACGCCTCCCTCGAGCACCTCATCTCCATCAGCGTCGAATTCGATCAGCTCGACCTCCTTGGTCAAGCCGGCCTCCTTCAACTTCTCGCCGATCAAGCCGCACGTGAACCGGGTCGCATACACCGGCGCATTGACCTCTTTCAGCAGATATGTCAGCGCGCCAATGTGATCTTCATGTCCATGGGTGATAAAGATGCCTCGCAGTTTCCCCGCGTGCTCCTTCACATAGTCGAAGTTGGGCAGTACGAGATCGATGCCGTAGTGCTCGATAGCCGGAAACCCCACCCCGCAATCGACAATGATCATGTCGTTGTCGTGCTCGAGCACGAACATGTTTCGTCCGATCTCGGCCTGTCCGCCGAGAAAAATCAGCCTGACGGCATCACTCACGACCACGTTCTCCTCTCGGGCAAGAAAGAACCCGCGCCAGGGCAGACGCGGGTTTCCAATGGCTGATTGCGAACATCAGAAAAGCTTCATCTGTTCGTGCGCGGGCGTATCTCCCGGTCCTGGACGTTCGTCCAGTTCGCGTTCGGCACGCGCCTTGTTGATGATCTTGCCAAGCTGATCGAAGTCCTCCTCGATCGCTCCGCGCAACGAACCCTGATGCAATGCCGCGGCAGGATGGTACATCGGCACGACCACGCGGCGACCGATCTTGCGCGGCTGTCCATGAATCCGGGAAATCCGCTCGTTGGGAAAGAAACGCGACATCGAGAAACGACCCAGTGTCACGATCACGAGCGGGTCGATTGCGTCGATCTGTCGATCCAGATACAACGAACACGCCTCCATTTCATCCGGCAGCGGATCGCGGTTTCCGGGCGGACGGCACTTGACCACGTTGGTGATGAATACTTCTTCGCGCCGCATACCTGCGCGTTGGATCAGTTCCGTCAGGAACTTCCCGGAAGCACCCACGAACGGG
Above is a window of Thermomicrobiales bacterium DNA encoding:
- a CDS encoding error-prone DNA polymerase codes for the protein MKPDYVELHLHTAFSFLDGASLPEEMIARAKELGYRALAVTDHDGVYGAMEFAKAADAAGIFPITGAEMTLTDETHLTLLAENYTGYANLCQLITEAHRLPPGAPIQRLTFSADEEEGGLDLSLRGIGKPYPHYRAEERLPRLDPELLATYGEGIILLTGCRLGKLSQLVDAGDLTAARALLQQYVDWLGRDQVFVELQHNKVHGDVQRIRTLIRLADELGLPYVATGNVHYHLPDRHRLQDVLVAIHHRTTLDNSHQLRRPNGEFYLRSAEEMAQLFHPWPEAIATTIRIADRCRAFDLANDLAYVFPDYHPDDGSDPDTHLRKVCYDELYLRYPGDKTEAIRRVEEELHVIAKHKLAGFFLLYRDLLILAAEIALEVRGRKSPRTIANLPPGRGRGSSVSSIVCYLIGLSHVDPIAHNLFFGRFLNEELNSIPDIDLDFPREIRERLIERVYETFGHENAALVCAFSTYKLRSAVRDVGKALGLPLPELDKIAKLSEPRSAKELAGELDRIPGYANRKHAPPWCYLIELSEQLSGFPRHVTQHVGGMVISSSPISRLMPVQPAAMEGRFLAQWDKDSCEDARVVKIDFLALGMLSLVEECLELIAKEGKPPVDLSRIDFEDPAIYEMINEGDTIGVFQIESRAQIQMLPRTRPKKLEDLVVQVAIVRPGPIIGGAVKPYVEHRQRERTSFLPIEPHYDHADLIPVLQETHGVILYQEQVVQVAMALSGFSAGQADSLRRAMTRKRSAEAMLKMWDEFRDGAKARGVPVEIARTVFRKLQGFASYGFPKAHAVAFAVLAYQSCWLKYYYPAEFLCALINNQPMGFYPNHVLINDAKRHGQRVLGPDIELSSLRCTVENGKIRIGIGYVQGMGEETARNVVLERIANGPYRSLADFIRRVPLATEAIENLIMVGAFDRFGIGRREALWMVGLFIPSRNVGMAKKADPGRQLSLPLPVEQDRVELRPMGPWEQMAADYAIIGMSPRYHPLGLLRARLPNHLVTSKQLESLPHGITVELAGLVVCRQRPGTAKGITFLLLEDEVGLINAIVHLDLYLQERTLVRSEPFLIIKGKLQKTQGVINIIAQEIHALEGARTSFHAPKPDSMEDIFDTPATPPRKLEPASHDYR
- a CDS encoding ribonuclease J, with product MSDAVRLIFLGGQAEIGRNMFVLEHDNDMIIVDCGVGFPAIEHYGIDLVLPNFDYVKEHAGKLRGIFITHGHEDHIGALTYLLKEVNAPVYATRFTCGLIGEKLKEAGLTKEVELIEFDADGDEVLEGGVFRLEPFRVTHSIPDCVGFGITTPAGMIVHSGDYKLDPTPPDGKVTNLDKVRSFAERGVLLFISDTTHIEFDPWVPSERTVGEAFQRIFDGANGRIFVATFSSHVARMQEAVDAAIARGRKVAFVGRGMQTVSRVARELDLLRIDDEQMFDARDAIHYQDDKLCFIVTGSQGEIGSALNRMALGEHRDVKIEPGDTVVVSAHPIPGNEVAVYTMINELFRLGADVAYSARETVHVSGHGSRSEIRELMRTTKAKFLLPFHGEERMLVIFEEMAAAEGYDPAAITISQVGDVIEITADGVKIVDTIPCEPVFVDGSIVGEIDEVVLRDRQTLSGDGMVTILATVDGDSGELIAGPEVISRGFVYAQNSPELIEQVRERSLLILREFAGNSSQDVAGLSRNIRNNISAYLQKQTGLRPMVLPVVLEAE
- a CDS encoding uracil-DNA glycosylase; amino-acid sequence: MSVLSDVAAEIRVCTRCELSLSRTHAVPGSGPEDAEVFFIGEGPGYHEDQQGLPFVGASGKFLTELIQRAGMRREEVFITNVVKCRPPGNRDPLPDEMEACSLYLDRQIDAIDPLVIVTLGRFSMSRFFPNERISRIHGQPRKIGRRVVVPMYHPAAALHQGSLRGAIEEDFDQLGKIINKARAERELDERPGPGDTPAHEQMKLF